Proteins found in one Sporichthyaceae bacterium genomic segment:
- a CDS encoding glycoside hydrolase family 15 protein, producing the protein MTPALWQGEPFVVLIDEAAIGGSDQVRLLLQASGLQVIVVGGGRPVTLTTPAVGIFGDEIPPVPGCHAWYVGAGPTPRWMHRTLGRGAATSAQILRMLGTALVQEQAAVAFRAAGAGHPYLARIALDLDVLRGVDRAVCPLYIPGPACPVVAVDREALLRKAFAAIEACCAPNGAIAAAPQAGPDEPDYWFFWQRDAAATALALHALSNFGPLDLRARSAALCRGYLGFVDRIGHSGAVAAGRTTMGGAPVGGYGDPQHDGPAATVLAVLTLNPDAVEIVRPFLEHLLLPGRRTGFDLWELIKGRSFHASNLRRRALHLAAAVATEVDPDLARRCRVTDERPTFVDPAGGWRHVLDPEPAWFKHTTRLDVSVLGSALLAFDGGSDLNHPCLAQTARRLEAHFAAKWPVNLAWRRAGNSGAGIGRFPEDANDGFGSTGGNPWPIATLWMAQYHLHKGNRDLADGYLRFVVAHVDPAAISEQIDAVTGVPRGARGLAWAHAELITTLLAHKRPPS; encoded by the coding sequence GTGACACCTGCGCTGTGGCAGGGCGAACCGTTCGTTGTCCTGATCGACGAGGCAGCCATCGGCGGCAGCGATCAGGTACGACTGCTGCTGCAGGCTTCGGGTCTGCAGGTCATCGTCGTCGGCGGCGGCCGTCCGGTCACCCTCACCACGCCGGCCGTGGGAATCTTCGGCGACGAAATCCCCCCGGTGCCGGGTTGCCACGCCTGGTACGTCGGAGCCGGGCCGACACCGCGATGGATGCACCGGACCCTCGGACGAGGAGCCGCGACCTCCGCCCAGATCCTGCGCATGCTGGGCACGGCCCTGGTGCAGGAACAGGCCGCGGTGGCCTTTCGCGCGGCCGGTGCCGGACATCCCTACCTTGCTCGAATCGCCCTCGACCTCGACGTCCTGCGTGGCGTGGACCGAGCCGTGTGCCCCCTGTACATCCCGGGCCCGGCCTGCCCGGTCGTGGCGGTGGACCGGGAGGCTCTGCTGCGTAAGGCATTCGCCGCGATCGAGGCCTGCTGCGCCCCGAACGGCGCCATTGCCGCGGCACCGCAGGCCGGGCCGGACGAGCCGGACTACTGGTTCTTCTGGCAGCGGGACGCCGCCGCCACCGCGCTCGCCCTGCACGCGCTGTCCAACTTTGGGCCGCTGGATCTGCGCGCCCGATCCGCTGCGCTGTGCCGCGGCTACCTGGGGTTCGTCGACCGGATCGGACACAGCGGTGCCGTGGCCGCGGGGCGGACCACCATGGGCGGCGCACCGGTCGGTGGCTACGGCGATCCGCAGCACGACGGACCGGCCGCCACGGTGCTCGCGGTCCTCACTCTGAACCCCGACGCCGTCGAGATCGTCCGCCCCTTCCTGGAACACCTGCTGCTGCCCGGCCGGCGCACGGGATTCGACCTCTGGGAACTCATCAAGGGCCGCAGCTTCCACGCGTCGAACCTGCGTCGGCGGGCGCTGCATCTGGCCGCGGCGGTCGCGACAGAAGTCGACCCGGACCTCGCCCGACGGTGTCGCGTCACCGACGAACGTCCCACTTTCGTCGACCCTGCAGGCGGTTGGCGGCACGTCCTGGATCCCGAACCGGCGTGGTTCAAGCACACGACCCGCCTGGACGTGAGCGTCCTGGGCAGCGCCCTGCTCGCTTTCGACGGCGGGAGCGACCTCAATCACCCCTGTCTGGCGCAGACCGCGCGACGGCTGGAGGCGCACTTTGCAGCCAAGTGGCCGGTCAACCTGGCGTGGCGACGGGCTGGGAACTCGGGAGCCGGCATCGGCCGGTTCCCCGAGGACGCCAACGACGGCTTCGGCAGCACGGGTGGAAATCCCTGGCCGATCGCGACGTTGTGGATGGCCCAGTACCACCTGCACAAGGGCAACCGGGACCTCGCCGATGGGTACCTGAGGTTCGTGGTCGCCCACGTCGATCCGGCGGCCATCAGCGAACAGATCGACGCGGTCACCGGCGTGCCCCGTGGGGCACGCGGGCTGGCCTGGGCGCACGCCGAACTGATCACCACCCTGCTCGCCCACAAACGTCCGCCGTCCTGA
- a CDS encoding glycosyltransferase family 4 protein, which produces MTEILRIAVLASVAHRTPPRSYGPWEQVASTLAEGLVALGHDVTLFATADSLTTARLHSEVPTGYEEDLAIDAKVCEGLHIAAAFERAGEFDLLSNQFDFLPLTYSRLVSTPVVTTIHGFSSERIVPVYRTYDETSHYVAISDADRHPDLGYAATIHHGIDLARFTFVPEPGGYLLFLGRIHPHKGTHLAIEVARRVGMPLVIAGIVQDEEYFREQVQPQLGPDITYVGPVAPIERDGLLGGALALLHLIGFAEPFGLSVVESLAAGTPVIAFGLGSMPELIDHGRTGFLVADLAGALEAVSKVGQLDRASCRAEAVARFSAERMVADYAELFARIVAGGSPVASRASNSATLKKAKRTEASLTP; this is translated from the coding sequence GTGACCGAGATTCTGCGGATCGCGGTGCTGGCCTCGGTGGCGCATCGCACCCCGCCGCGCAGTTACGGGCCGTGGGAACAGGTCGCGTCCACCCTGGCCGAGGGCCTGGTGGCGCTCGGGCACGACGTCACGCTGTTCGCCACCGCCGATTCGCTGACCACCGCTCGATTGCACAGCGAAGTGCCGACCGGCTACGAGGAGGACCTGGCGATCGATGCCAAGGTCTGCGAGGGCTTGCACATCGCCGCAGCCTTCGAGCGCGCGGGCGAATTCGACCTGTTGTCCAACCAGTTCGATTTCCTGCCGCTGACGTACAGCCGCCTGGTGTCGACCCCGGTGGTCACCACGATTCACGGGTTCTCCTCCGAGCGGATAGTGCCGGTGTACCGAACCTACGACGAGACCTCGCACTACGTCGCGATCAGTGACGCCGACCGGCACCCGGACCTGGGCTACGCGGCGACGATCCACCACGGCATCGACCTGGCCCGGTTCACCTTCGTGCCCGAACCCGGCGGATATCTGCTCTTCCTCGGACGGATCCATCCGCACAAGGGCACCCACCTGGCGATCGAGGTCGCCCGACGCGTCGGGATGCCGCTGGTGATTGCCGGGATCGTGCAGGACGAGGAGTACTTCCGCGAGCAGGTGCAGCCGCAGCTCGGCCCCGACATCACCTACGTCGGGCCCGTGGCCCCGATCGAGCGTGACGGGTTGCTGGGCGGCGCGTTGGCCCTGTTGCACCTGATCGGCTTCGCCGAACCCTTCGGCCTGTCGGTCGTCGAGTCGTTGGCCGCCGGCACTCCGGTCATCGCGTTCGGTCTCGGCTCGATGCCGGAGCTGATCGATCACGGCCGGACCGGATTTCTGGTGGCTGATCTCGCGGGTGCTCTGGAGGCCGTGTCGAAGGTCGGGCAGCTGGATCGGGCGTCGTGCCGCGCCGAGGCTGTGGCGCGTTTCTCCGCCGAGCGCATGGTGGCGGACTACGCGGAATTGTTCGCGCGGATCGTCGCCGGGGGATCTCCGGTGGCGAGCCGGGCGAGCAACTCGGCGACGTTGAAGAAGGCAAAACGCACCGAGGCATCGCTCACTCCGTAG